From the genome of Glycine max cultivar Williams 82 chromosome 2, Glycine_max_v4.0, whole genome shotgun sequence, one region includes:
- the LOC102665550 gene encoding probable galacturonosyltransferase-like 7, translating to MDSSPSSSLSSLASFPRHQHPLLPPSRRPPPSRLSFRPIAPFRNVADGKCASFVFTSVCGPSLVHMAITLDMEYLRGSIVAVHSILQHSQCLENIFFHFLIFETNLESLVKSTFSQLNFKAYYFDPKIVRNLISTSVKNYLTDLLEPCVERVIYLDSDLVLVNEISNFRILEFPLYR from the coding sequence ATGGATTCCTCTCCGTCctcttctctctcctctctGGCTTCGTTCCCACGGCACCAACATCCGCTCCTCCCACCATCTCGACGGCCTCCTCCGTCACGCCTCTCCTTTCGCCCCATCGCTCCATTCCGCAATGTTGCCGACGGTAAATGCGCCTCCTTCGTTTTCACCTCCGTCTGCGGCCCCTCCCTCGTCCACATGGCCATCACCCTCGACATGGAGTACCTTCGCGGCTCCATCGTCGCCGTCCACTCAATCCTCCAACACTCCCAGTGCCTGGAGAACATCTTCTTCCACTTCCTCATTTTCGAAACCAACCTCGAATCCCTCGTCAAATCCACCTTCTCGCAATTGAACTTCAAGGCCTATTACTTCGATCCAAAGATCGTCCGCAACTTGATCTCTACCTCCGTCAAAAATTACCTCACTGACCTCCTCGAACCCTGCGTCGAGAGGGTTATATACCTCGACTCCGATCTGGTTCTCGTCAacgaaatttcaaatttcagaaTTTTAGAATTCCCTCTCTATAGATAG